The window CCGGAGATGCCAAGCCAGTCCTACAGGAGTTGGAAACGTATGAAAAGCCGACTCTGGTGGAAGTGGGGAGTATTCTTCAGTTAACCGCAGGTGCTTTTGATAGTGGTGATAGTGAAGAAAATTATACTAAATACATACCTAATAACGGATAGTTACATTACGAGCTGAGATAAAACCATCTAGTCTGCACGCTTGTCCCGTTTTTATATCCAAGGGTTATAGTAAATTCGCAGGCACTCGCAGTCTTATCTGTAGAGATTATTGATGGAAAGTCTCGTCTAGCACTTTCTGTTTATGGTTGCTATTCTTATTGTTTTTCTTCACATCGTGTCACTCTGCCCAAAAAGGCATGCCCAGATGTATGCCCGCGACGCGTAATAGAGTTCTGTAAAAGAACCTTGAGCAGCATTAGAGCAGAGTTTTTCAATTTGAATGGGTTGTCTATTAGACTCTCCACATCAACTCCTTCTT is drawn from Candidatus Poribacteria bacterium and contains these coding sequences:
- a CDS encoding lasso RiPP family leader peptide-containing protein; translation: GDAKPVLQELETYEKPTLVEVGSILQLTAGAFDSGDSEENYTKYIPNNG